Part of the Phoenix dactylifera cultivar Barhee BC4 unplaced genomic scaffold, palm_55x_up_171113_PBpolish2nd_filt_p 000407F, whole genome shotgun sequence genome is shown below.
GCAATAGCCACCATCCTTCTTTCCTTCAAAAGTTTGTAGCCCATCCCGTCTACTAATGGCTTCTTCTAGTATTAGCCCTTGTTTCCTTTGTATCCTGGTAGCGGTGGCCTCTCTTCTGGCCCAGTGCTCCTATGGTGCTAGAAAGCTCAATGCCTTGGTGGAGGAACAATCTCCAGTCTTGACCTACCACAAGGGGACTCTCCTCACCGGCCCTGTATCGGTGAACCTCATCTGGTACGGTAAGTTCACCGCCTCCCAGCGAGCCATCATCTCCGACTTCCTCACCTCACTCTCCACAAAGGGCGGCGACCAGAAGCAGCCGGAGCCGTCGGTGTCCGCCTGGTGGAAGACCACCGAGAAGTACTACGCCCAGTCGAAGACCAAGTTCCCTACGCTCATGGTCGGTGAGCAGATCCTCGACGATTCCTGCTCCCTCGGCAAGTCGCTCACCGACGCCGACATCGCCAAGCTGGCGGGCCGCGGGGCTCCGAAGCACGCCGTCAATGTCGTCTTAACGACGGATGACGTCGCGGTCGAGGGGTTCTGCATGAGCCGGTGCGGGACCCACGGGTCCTCGCCCCGGTCTAAGTCCGGCCGGTTCGCTTACATCTGGGTCGGCAACTCGGCGACGCAGTGCCCGGGTCAGTGCGCGTGGCCCTTCCACCAGCCGGTCTACGGGCCCCAGACCCCGCCGTTGGTGGCGCCTAACGGCGACGTCGGGATCGACGGCATGGTGATGAACCTGGCGAGCATGATGGCCGGGACGGTGACCAATCCGTTCGGTGACGGATTCTTCCAGGGGCCGAAGGAAGCGCCGTTGGAGGCGGCGACGGCGTGCCCGGGGGTTTATGCCAAGGGGGCGTATCCGGGATATCCCGGGGATTTGTTGGTGGACCCCAGGACAGGGGCGAGCTACAACGCGAATGGAGCCCATGGGAGGACTTATCTGGTCCCGTCTTTGTTCGACCCCTCAACCTCCGCCTGCTCCACCTTGGTTTGACGGTACATGATGCGCTGTGCGATAACGAAGTTTCCACGAATACGTAGATGgacgtgtatatatatatgcatgtatttatACATAATGAAGTTTTATAACCTTTTTTTctcgtatatatatatatatatatatatatatatacacacaccattttattattgttctttaaaagaaaaggaataatGGAATGGCAACTTACTTGTCGTTTCATCTGCATTGACCTATTTCAAACCCAACAGAGACCATGTGTTGAGACTTTAATCTAATAGCAGCACATTTGGAGCATCTGGGGTCATTTGTGCTGCACGGAGTGAAGCTATGTAGTTTATTTACGACCAAATTGCAGGGTCTAATTGGTGTGGCTGCAATCTAATCAGTCCGAGGATGGCCTCAAATTTAGAATCTGGGTATTGAGTTCTCTACCACATCGGCGATGACACGGGCATTTCTGTGTGCCATAACTTGACACGGGCATGATTTAGGTCACTACACGGTGAAAATAACACGGTTGATAGAGATCTGCTCACAAAGTGCTATAACTCCTCACGAGAGCTATTTGGGTAAGGACACTGCTAAGTTTAGCCAATAATGAACCTGGAACGGGACAATGTTCGGAATTCATGCTCAGATTTCCCACACTACAATGCGGTCATCATCTGAAGCTGATTATATATCCAGTAGTCATTGGGTGCATGCTCCTCCAATTTTCTTCTTAATTAAGTAAGTACCTAAAATGCCATCATTAGCATAGGACCTTCATATAATCTCCAATTTTATTATTAGAAAAGTAATTAAGTACTTAATATACCAATGTTAGCATATGAACATGAGATGAATAAGAGTTGAAATCCTCTACCGTGCATGTTCTGCACCATAGGGTGCTTACGGACCCTCCGTGTTGTCAATCTTGAAGATGTATCTTGTTTGGCTCCCATAACAATCTAtctctagaatagataatgtgaTGGTTATCCAAACTTGCACCGGATCCGAGCTCAATGAATAAGGCTTGCACAAACCAAGCCGCTAGTGCGAATGAGGTCAACGAACTTTCATGTTGTCATTGTAAATAGTATGGTTCGTGGATTTTTGGAAATTCTCGGATAGGCtttgaaattttctttgatgagaGCTAAGTCAAGAAGGTCATATATGTGTCATGGTTAGAAAAGAAATATGAACCTGTTATGTTTTATAAACTGGTAATCCGATCCGACCTGcttaatctatttaataaaaatataacttgCTTAATCTATTAATTTATATAACCAGCTAATTTGTATAACCTATATAACCTATTAATATGTTAATTTGTATAACCTGTTGACCTTTATAACCTGTATTACTtgttaacctatttaataaataggcaaCATGCTTAACTCGATCCAACTcaattattaaataggttaaacgggcTAAAAAGTGGAAACCCAAACTCGAACTGATTATTAAATAGTTTAAATAGATCGACCTATTTACAATCCGAACTATTTAGCCCAAACCAAAACATTCTTATTAAGGGTCGAACATTGTTCAAGTCATATTTTGCTAGCTCTAATTACTATCCAGATTATACTTAATGTTTAATATATCACAAAGGGGAAAATTGTATAGGGCTGTGATACTTAGCAAGATGCATGGAGGTGGTGCTGCCTTGGTCGATAATAGATGGAGATTGAAGTTGTTGCAGATGTGGGTGATTAGAATGGTAAGCAAGAAGATGTTTCTTTCTCTAGGTAGAATCAATGTTGTAGAAAAGCCATGTATCTTTCTAAAGGTTTAGATGAAGTTGTAAAAAAAAGGGCAGGTAAAGGAACCAGAATCTTGGGATTTTGTTTAGCTTTGTGGAAGAAAATTGCTACCTGAAAGAGAAGAGACCAACATACTGCATTTGGAAGGTTAAAATGATTTAtgactgttgggggaaaaataagCCGCTCCGAAATACGAGGGTATGCGGTCAGCATGTACCTGACAACGGCCGACCAGGAGGCGCCCGTCCAAGCGCTCGGCCTGGCGCCCGACCAGGAGGCGCCCGTCCAGGCGCTCGTCGTGGTGTCTGACCAGGAAGCGCTCGTTCAAGTGCTCGGCCAGGTGTCCGACCTGAAGGCGCCTGGCCCAGCGTCCGACCTGAAGGCGCCCAACCTATATACTATGGTCACATCCACCTACAGTATGACCAAGGACCATGTCCTGCCGCCGtcctcaacaattaatgcgcatggtttctacagacctccggcttactcaacaattaatgcgtatggtctctgcagacctccggtttactcaacaatcaatgcacgTATCTCCAActatctacggatctcaagccctctACGATAAATCTGCTCGGCAGCATTAAATCAGCCATAACAATTCCTGGGCTACGGCGTGATCGCCTACGGCAAGGCATTGACTCGCACTATCGTGCATTAATCCGCACGACACGCTCAATCACACGGTAACTTCGCCCCGTCATATCACAGGTAATCCATTACCccactataaaaggggaaccctCCATCTTAGTGGGGGTTGGACTCTgaaaacccaaaaaaaacatatctcttctctcctcctacacattagccccctctgacttaagcatcggagggccggtgccggaaaccccggccaccggcttcttgcaggtctcccggaggacgtcgcccgccgacggaccaccTCCACCTGCCGTTCCAGCACTgcagctcctccttctcagcccaTGGTCGCccctgggtccaatttccagcaacagttggcgctagaggaagggaccgagtcgtggccatgaagttgagaagtaaaggagccgccaatgcagaaatatctccaaaaggtgcgagacCTCACATCCGCCCTAGGCTCCTTCAACATTCACCATATCCCCAGAACGGAGAACCTCAGGGCCGATCAACGGTCGAAgttggcgacctcccgcatgagcgagctccccaaGGCGATAGTACTCGAATATCTCCAAACACCCAGCACAGAAAAACCTGAGCCGACCCTCTGCACTGAAATTGAACCGAGCTGGATGGATGAGCTCGTCAACTATCTACAAAGTGAGGTCCTCCCCAATGATGACCTCGAGGCTCGCCGAGTCAGGCGTCTAGCCTCCCGATTCATattatatgaaggcaagctctaccgaaaatccttcacctctcctctcttcagatgcCTCCGTCCGTCAGAGGTGGACTACGCTATGCGAGAGGTCCATAAAGGGATATGCGAAAATCATCTAGGAGGCCGAGCACTGGCTCATAAAATCTTGCGCCAAGGATACTTTTGGCCCACACTTCAAAAAGACGCAACGGACTTCGTCCGAAGGTGCGACCGATGCCAgcggaacgccaacatccagcgcCGACCCTCGACCCCACTAACCTCAATCAGTGCTCCTTGgccatttgcccaatgggggatcgacatcctggggccattCTCCTTAGCTACCGGACAGAGAAAATTTCTGGTCATCTCCATTGActatttcaccaaatgggtcgaagccgaAC
Proteins encoded:
- the LOC103720182 gene encoding protein PHOSPHATE-INDUCED 1 homolog, giving the protein MASSSISPCFLCILVAVASLLAQCSYGARKLNALVEEQSPVLTYHKGTLLTGPVSVNLIWYGKFTASQRAIISDFLTSLSTKGGDQKQPEPSVSAWWKTTEKYYAQSKTKFPTLMVGEQILDDSCSLGKSLTDADIAKLAGRGAPKHAVNVVLTTDDVAVEGFCMSRCGTHGSSPRSKSGRFAYIWVGNSATQCPGQCAWPFHQPVYGPQTPPLVAPNGDVGIDGMVMNLASMMAGTVTNPFGDGFFQGPKEAPLEAATACPGVYAKGAYPGYPGDLLVDPRTGASYNANGAHGRTYLVPSLFDPSTSACSTLV